From the Argentina anserina chromosome 3, drPotAnse1.1, whole genome shotgun sequence genome, the window ACTTCAAGTCATAAAacatattaaatatgaatatgcATCCAATTAAGAGCGGAATCTGGCCGAACTGGCGCAAATGCTATTTAATTGACCCGCGTTTTACAAAATGTAGTTTAACATGTATTTTCACTCTGAGCTAACGGAGTGGATGTAGTCTTTCCATCCTTGAGGAAAAAGTTAAGATTAGTGACAAGAGCCTATCAGATAAGAATCCAGTCGAAGGAAAGATGGGAACTAATTATGGTAACATACAAATCTGCACCCGTTTCCTCACCCTCTTTCTTCACCAAGCAAAACACAACCACCCTGTTTAACCAGTTGATAATTTCCATACACCCCTCACTACTGCCAAAATTCACAGTCGAGAGTTGTTAAACACCTAAACTCAGTAATAATCATTCACAGTCAATCAAAGTGGCCTAACCCCAGAGATCACTATTTTAACTTCTTAACTTACTAGTCAAACACGTCCTAATCATGTCTCTTACTAAACGTCTAAACCCAGGGTCCCCAGTATAAACTCAACGCAGCAGAAGCCAGGCTTCCTCCTCCGCGTTCCAGCTCCCATAATTCTTCCCCAGTTAAAATTCAAACCCTTTTCCCATATATACAACACTCCAAAAACCAGAAATGCCAAACGACACCGCCCACtagccctctctctctctctctctctctctctctgcttcGCCACCTCTTTCCGCCAACccatcctcttcttcttcttcttcttcttcttcttcttcttcttccatccACCCTTGTCTGTAACTCACCCACATTACCCACCAATGGCGAAAGAGAAGCAGaccaaagaagagaagaagctcTACGTGGGCATCGTCTGGCACTACACCGCCGAGCTCAAGCTCCTCCTCACCGCCCTCCTCATCCTCTGCACTCTCGCCACCCTCCTCCAGTTCATCCCCCCTTCCCGCTTCACCATCTCCACCTCCGACCTCCGCGTCTGCATCTCACGCGtcctctccccctcctcccaGCCCCAGCCCCAGCCCCAAGACCAACCCATTACCACCACCACTTCTACCACCGCCACTCCAGCAGTTGATATTTCAGCTCCACCCCCGCTTTTCTCTCCGCCCGCAGAGTCGGTGGATCCCAACGGCATCATAAAGCGCGTGTTCGACCCGCACGGCGCCGCAGCCTACAGCTACATCAGCATGGGAGCCTACAGAGGAGGAATGAACACCTTCGCCATAATCGGTATCGCCTCCAAGCCTCTCCACGTGTACTCCAACCCAACCTACCAATGCCGCTGGATCCCCGCCGCCAACTCCTCCGCCGCAGTCTCCGCCGCCGGCTACAAGATGCTCCCCGACTGGGGCTACGGCCGCGTCTACACCGTCGTGATCGTCAACTGCACATTCCCTCACCCCGTCAATTCTGACAACTCCGGCGGGAAGCTAGTCCTCCTCGCCTCCACTTCCGGCGGCGGTGACCGGAATTTCAACGTCACCGATGAGATTGAGGCTTTGACAGAAAGCCCCGGAAGCTTAAACCCTTCGGTTTTCACTTCCAGGCCGAAATATGACTACTTGTATTGTGGGTCTAGTTTGTATGGGAATTTAAGTCCTCAGAGAGTGAGGGAGTGGATTGCTTACCATGTGAGGCTGTTTGGGCCCAGATCTCATTTTGTGATTCATGATGCTGGTGGGATTCATGAGGAGGTTTTGGAGGTGTTGAAGCCATGGATGGAGTTGGGGTATGTGACTTTGCAAGACATAAGAGATCAGGAGAGGTTTGATGGGTACTATCATAACCAGTTCATGGTGGTGAATGATTGTTTGCATAGATATAAGTTCACGGCTAAGTGGATGTTCTTCTTTGATGTTGATGAGTATATCTATATGCCTCCCAAGAGCACCATCAAAACTGTGCTGGATTCTCTTGCTGAGTACACACAGTTCACCATTGAACAGATGCCAATGAGCAACAAGCTTTGCCTACTTGAAGATTATCACAAAACCAACAGGTAAATACATCATCATAATCATCTAACCCTGGAATTTTATCTTCATTTTTGGCTTGATCTGGTCTTGACATGTGGGAATTGTGCATTAGATCAAATTGGTTGAGTCAATTGACCTATGCAGGTTAGTTTAGCTATCTCATTCTATTGTTGTGTGATCAAAGTTCTCGTATAATTGGGGAGCATTGGATTcccactagctagctagcatgGACGTCATTGAAGAAGCATTATGGGGTTCTTGTAGATCAACTTTAGGGTCATTGTTTCTTATGGTGTTTTGTGTCTTTTGGAACTTTTTGCATTTTCatgttaaaaataaaaaatgtaatGTTGCAAGTTTTCTTTGGCACATTCTTCTGCATTTATTGAAGATTCCTGCTTTGCTTAATTTTACTTGGTCAGGCTAGGTGGTAGTGGGTTGAACTTTGTTCTCAAGTGGGTGTTTCTTAATGATGATTAGGGCCTCTAATTAATTAGTATTACTACCCATGTTTCTGCAAGTGTCACCTTTCTGTGAGAAGCATCAGAACCTGTCTTAAATAATAgatgttacttttttttatgttattaGATACGAGAACAGTGAGAACAATCAGAATCATAGAATTTGGTAGTGGAAAAATAGTTGTGTAAAGATCTGAACTTGAGTTGTTAGATGACTTCAATCTCTATTTTGAGTAATTTCAATTAccagtttgtttttttattcaagATAAACTTAGAATGATCAAATGATGCtgttatgaaaatgaaaaatgggGGGTAGTGAATGAATGAGGAGAAAGACAAACAGAATTGTTGTATG encodes:
- the LOC126789033 gene encoding galactan beta-1,4-galactosyltransferase GALS3-like, translated to MAKEKQTKEEKKLYVGIVWHYTAELKLLLTALLILCTLATLLQFIPPSRFTISTSDLRVCISRVLSPSSQPQPQPQDQPITTTTSTTATPAVDISAPPPLFSPPAESVDPNGIIKRVFDPHGAAAYSYISMGAYRGGMNTFAIIGIASKPLHVYSNPTYQCRWIPAANSSAAVSAAGYKMLPDWGYGRVYTVVIVNCTFPHPVNSDNSGGKLVLLASTSGGGDRNFNVTDEIEALTESPGSLNPSVFTSRPKYDYLYCGSSLYGNLSPQRVREWIAYHVRLFGPRSHFVIHDAGGIHEEVLEVLKPWMELGYVTLQDIRDQERFDGYYHNQFMVVNDCLHRYKFTAKWMFFFDVDEYIYMPPKSTIKTVLDSLAEYTQFTIEQMPMSNKLCLLEDYHKTNRKWGFEKLVYKDVKKGIRRDRKYAVQPRNVYATGVHMSQNVAGKTTHKTENRIKYFHYHGTIADRREPCKKLINDTQIFLDKVPYVQDTTMRDVAGAVKRFEQRMIGSRLQQTRQ